One part of the Quercus lobata isolate SW786 chromosome 7, ValleyOak3.0 Primary Assembly, whole genome shotgun sequence genome encodes these proteins:
- the LOC115952522 gene encoding tropinone reductase-like 1: MKMNGTYKRLEGKVAIITGGASGIGASAVHIFHEQGAKVVIADIQDELGQAIANKLGEDVCYLHCDVSNEDDVTNLVDTTITKHGKLDIMYNNAGVLDRPFGSILDTTKADLDRCVGVNLGGAFLGAKHAARVMVPQCKGVILFTASACTSIAGLSTHSYAASKYAILGLAKNLASELGQYGIRVNCVSPYAVLTGMNSKGLHEDVVAEAEVRATKMGNLQGQVLKPEGIARAALYLASDESNFVSGLNLVVDGGFSVVNPTMLKALKIVP; this comes from the exons ATGAAGATGAATGGTACTTACAAAAG GTTGGAGGGCAAGGTGGCAATTATCACCGGAGGTGCAAGTGGGATTGGAGCAAGTGCCGTGCACATATTCCATGAACAAGGTGCCAAAGTTGTGATAGCCGATATCCAAGATGAACTTGGCCAAGCCATTGCCAATAAGCTAGGTGAAGATGTTTGCTACCTCCACTGTGATGTATCGAACGAAGACGATGTTACCAATCTTGTAGACACCACCATTACCAAACATGGAAAGCTCGACATCATGTACAACAATGCAGGCGTCTTAGACCGTCCCTTTGGGAGCATTTTGGATACCACAAAGGCTGACCTTGACCGATGTGTCGGGGTTAACTTGGGTGGTGCTTTCCTAGGAGCCAAACATGCTGCAAGAGTCATGGTACCCCAATGCAAGGGTGTCATACTATTTACTGCTAGTGCTTGTACATCAATTGCAGGACTTTCAACTCACTCTTATGCTGCTTCAAAATATGCAATATTGGGTCTAGCCAAGAACTTGGCATCTGAGCTTGGGCAGTATGGAATAAGAGTGAATTGTGTTTCGCCTTATGCAGTGCTGACAGGCATGAATTCAAAGGGGCTTCATGAAGATGTTGTTGCAGAAGCAGAAGTTAGAGCAACCAAGATGGGTAATCTGCAGGGGCAGGTTCTTAAGCCAGAGGGTATTGCACGGGCTGCTCTCTACTTGGCTAGTGATGAGTCTAATTTTGTGAGTGGGCTCAACCTTGTGGTGGATGGTGGGTTCAGCGTGGTCAATCCAACCATGTTGAAGGCTCTTAAAATTGTtccataa